The Syntrophaceae bacterium genome has a segment encoding these proteins:
- the smc gene encoding chromosome segregation protein SMC, with product MRLQRLEITGFKSFRDRVVLDFSAGISGVVGPNGCGKSNVVDAVRWVMGEQRVKALRGRKMDDVIFNGSEESAPVGLAEVTMVLADDGRSFPEPYEAMSEVSITRRIVRDGDSEYLINKVPCRLLDVREFFLGTGVGVRGYSMVEQGSVSSLVEARPEERRQFIEEAAGISKFKSRKESAIRKMESTRQNLTRMNDIIREVKTQLNAISRQARRAEQYKALRKEIREGEIVQMLQAYADLTARNTTLEEARSAAREKEEDLRGKLGVSEAAWEAAKTEAVAREGDLNRLQEALYELRNVISSREQSVAFQRQQTEELTRQRERETEEIGQLSCRVEEFRRETGAGEVLEQELSDEILHAEADLRDLQEALEEYRQQDRSAHRELEERKVQFIELIKEKTTARNRLTALQKSREDLERREARDSRELEEQTRRREQLRDTLAGLAAGLAEDEGNLDDLIIRRGDASDEMKRARRELEETDELITERKEELGRRSSRLQSLREFYEGYEWCGEGTRVLLGGRQEKAPDGLPRESFLGLVADYIDVPRDYEAAVEAVLGEKLQYILVKNQFDGVKAIDYLKSGAFGRCSFVPVEIRNYVDGGGATPVHLQETVRLLDVVQVRDDFHDVASCLLGDVRVIADLYRGVNLWRQNGFRGTFVTRDGDLISPHGVVTGGVASGGERSPLRNKREMAELEAEVQSLEDAISDAMDRKREFTSLIAQWEEELVRLRGEVHRMEIQINSRRKDLERYEDESRRIDQRLRVLGFERERLQAEEQELARQMQEMQAEVVSWEAREKSMSDEMAGIQSRWDGIRADLEERETLLTNRKVAMASLQQRREANERTLERLHRSLDQTVRDLEARQAGVETAARKLAEHAARIEEDTASLTASYQEMETLEADLGGRREVHRRHEEDLRALEEAMRVLKGQLEEAARGTGDCELACREIAFQMESLKQNLQARDQDEVARLLESFRPLEEEALRELQEKMERNRRTLEGFGEVNLLADEEYAQLKERFDFLTAQAEDLQKSLDILQQTITRINRISRQRFAETFEAVNACFRSVFSRLFPGGRGELRLTDETDMLETGVDIDIQVPGKRTQNITLLSGGEKSLAAIGLIFAIILHRPSPFVILDEVDAALDDANISLFNRLVQEIAASSQIIMVTHNKRSMEVAGSLYGVTMQKQGISTVVSVNLQ from the coding sequence CGGTGGGTCATGGGCGAGCAGCGGGTGAAGGCCCTCCGGGGCCGGAAGATGGACGACGTGATCTTCAACGGGAGCGAGGAGTCCGCCCCGGTGGGCCTGGCGGAAGTCACCATGGTTCTGGCCGACGACGGCCGCAGCTTTCCCGAGCCCTACGAGGCCATGAGCGAGGTGAGCATCACCCGGCGGATCGTCCGTGACGGCGACAGCGAATATCTCATCAACAAGGTTCCCTGCCGCCTCCTGGATGTCCGCGAGTTCTTCCTGGGCACCGGGGTCGGCGTCCGGGGCTATTCCATGGTGGAGCAGGGGAGCGTCTCGAGCCTCGTGGAAGCCAGGCCGGAGGAGCGGCGGCAGTTCATCGAGGAGGCGGCGGGCATCTCCAAATTCAAGAGCCGCAAAGAGTCGGCCATCCGGAAGATGGAGTCGACCCGTCAGAACCTGACCCGAATGAACGACATCATCCGGGAGGTGAAGACGCAGCTGAATGCCATCTCCCGGCAGGCAAGACGGGCCGAGCAGTACAAGGCCCTGCGGAAGGAGATCCGGGAGGGCGAAATTGTCCAGATGCTGCAGGCCTATGCGGATCTGACGGCCCGGAACACGACACTGGAGGAGGCCCGAAGCGCCGCCCGGGAGAAGGAGGAAGATCTCCGGGGAAAGCTCGGCGTTTCGGAGGCGGCCTGGGAAGCAGCCAAGACGGAGGCCGTGGCCCGGGAAGGGGACCTGAACCGCCTGCAGGAGGCCCTCTACGAGCTTCGGAACGTCATCTCGTCCAGGGAGCAGTCCGTTGCCTTCCAGCGCCAGCAGACGGAGGAGCTGACCCGGCAGCGGGAGCGGGAGACCGAAGAGATCGGACAGCTTTCCTGCCGGGTGGAGGAGTTCCGGCGCGAAACCGGTGCGGGAGAGGTCCTCGAACAGGAACTGTCGGACGAGATTCTCCATGCTGAGGCTGACCTGCGGGATCTCCAGGAAGCGCTGGAGGAATACCGTCAGCAGGATCGGTCGGCCCACCGCGAACTGGAGGAAAGGAAAGTCCAGTTCATAGAGCTGATCAAGGAAAAGACGACCGCCAGGAATCGGCTGACGGCCCTGCAGAAGAGCCGCGAAGACCTGGAGCGCCGGGAGGCCCGGGACAGCCGGGAACTGGAGGAGCAGACGCGGCGTAGGGAACAGCTCCGGGATACCCTGGCGGGCCTTGCCGCCGGACTGGCCGAGGACGAGGGGAATCTGGACGACCTGATCATCCGGCGGGGGGATGCCTCCGACGAGATGAAGCGCGCCCGCCGGGAATTGGAGGAGACGGACGAACTCATCACGGAGCGCAAAGAGGAACTGGGGCGTCGTTCTTCCCGGCTCCAGTCGCTGCGGGAGTTTTACGAGGGATACGAGTGGTGCGGCGAGGGAACCCGCGTCCTTTTGGGGGGAAGGCAGGAAAAGGCGCCGGATGGTCTTCCCCGGGAGTCCTTCCTCGGCCTCGTGGCGGATTACATCGATGTGCCCCGGGACTATGAAGCGGCGGTGGAGGCCGTGCTGGGCGAGAAGCTTCAGTACATCCTCGTGAAGAACCAGTTCGACGGCGTCAAGGCCATCGATTACCTCAAGAGCGGCGCATTCGGACGGTGCAGCTTCGTCCCCGTCGAGATCCGCAACTATGTCGACGGCGGCGGTGCGACCCCGGTCCATCTCCAGGAGACCGTGCGGCTCCTCGACGTCGTCCAGGTCCGCGACGACTTCCACGATGTGGCTTCCTGCCTGCTGGGAGACGTCCGGGTCATCGCCGACCTGTACCGGGGCGTGAACCTGTGGAGGCAAAACGGCTTCCGGGGAACCTTTGTCACCCGGGACGGGGATCTCATCAGCCCCCACGGGGTCGTGACGGGGGGCGTCGCCTCGGGCGGGGAGCGGAGTCCCCTGCGGAACAAGCGGGAGATGGCGGAGCTGGAGGCGGAGGTTCAGTCCCTGGAAGATGCAATCTCCGATGCGATGGACCGGAAGAGGGAATTCACATCGCTGATCGCCCAGTGGGAAGAGGAACTCGTCCGGCTGCGGGGCGAGGTTCACCGGATGGAGATCCAGATCAACAGCCGGCGGAAGGACCTGGAACGGTATGAGGACGAGTCCCGGCGCATCGATCAGCGGCTCCGGGTCCTGGGTTTCGAGCGGGAGCGCCTCCAGGCGGAGGAGCAGGAACTCGCCCGGCAGATGCAGGAAATGCAGGCCGAGGTCGTTTCTTGGGAAGCCCGAGAAAAGTCCATGAGCGACGAGATGGCGGGCATCCAGAGCCGGTGGGACGGGATCCGGGCCGACCTCGAGGAGCGGGAAACCCTCCTGACGAACCGGAAGGTCGCCATGGCGTCCCTCCAGCAGCGCCGGGAGGCCAACGAGCGGACGCTGGAGCGGCTGCATCGCTCCCTCGATCAGACCGTCCGGGATCTCGAGGCCCGGCAGGCGGGCGTCGAGACGGCCGCCCGAAAGCTGGCGGAGCATGCCGCCCGGATCGAGGAAGACACGGCTTCCCTGACCGCGTCCTATCAGGAAATGGAGACCCTGGAAGCGGATCTCGGCGGCCGGCGGGAAGTCCATCGCAGGCATGAAGAGGACCTGCGCGCCCTGGAGGAAGCCATGCGGGTTCTCAAGGGGCAGCTCGAGGAGGCGGCGCGGGGGACAGGCGACTGCGAGCTGGCATGCCGCGAGATCGCCTTCCAGATGGAATCCCTCAAGCAGAACCTGCAGGCCCGGGACCAGGACGAAGTGGCTCGCCTGCTCGAATCGTTCCGGCCGCTGGAAGAGGAAGCCCTCCGGGAACTGCAGGAGAAAATGGAGAGGAACCGCCGGACCCTGGAAGGGTTCGGAGAGGTGAACCTGCTGGCCGACGAGGAGTATGCCCAGCTGAAGGAGCGATTTGACTTCCTGACCGCCCAGGCGGAGGATCTCCAGAAGTCGCTGGACATCCTCCAGCAGACCATCACCCGGATCAACCGCATTTCCAGGCAGCGGTTCGCCGAGACCTTCGAGGCAGTGAATGCCTGCTTCCGCTCCGTTTTCTCCCGTCTCTTCCCCGGCGGCCGGGGGGAGCTCCGCCTCACCGACGAGACGGACATGCTCGAGACGGGGGTGGACATCGACATCCAGGTCCCGGGCAAGCGGACCCAGAACATCACCCTCCTCTCGGGCGGGGAGAAGTCGCTCGCCGCCATCGGGCTGATCTTCGCCATCATCCTGCATCGGCCTTCCCCCTTCGTGATCCTCGACGAAGTGGACGCCGCACTCGACGACGCCAACATCTCCCTCTTCAACCGCCTGGTCCAGGAGATCGCCGCCTCGTCGCAGATCATCATGGTGACTCACAACAAGCGGAGCATGGAAGTGGCCGGTAGCCTCTACGGCGTAACCATGCAGAAGCAGGGGATATCGACCGTCGTCTCCGTGAATCTCCAGTAG